A single genomic interval of Physeter macrocephalus isolate SW-GA chromosome 5, ASM283717v5, whole genome shotgun sequence harbors:
- the LOC102987831 gene encoding 40S ribosomal protein S23-like, with product MGKCRGLGTARKLRSHRRDQKWHDKQYKKAHLGTALKAKPFGGASHAKGIVLEKVGVEAKQPNSAIRKCVKVQLVKNGKEITAFVPNDCCLNFIEENDEVLVAGFGRKGHAVGDIPGVRFKVVKVASVSLLALYKGKKERPRS from the coding sequence ATGGGCAAATGTCGCGGTCTTGGTACTGCCAGGAAGCTCCGTAGCCACCGACGAGACCAGAAGTGGCATGATAAGCAGTACAAGAAAGCCCATTTGGGCACAGCCCTGAAGGCCAAACCTTTTGGAGGCGCTTCTCATGCCAAGGGAATTGTGCTTGAAAAAGTAGGGGTTGAAGCCAAACAGCCAAATTCTGCCATCAGGAAGTGTGTCAAGGTTCAACTAGTCAAAAATGGCAAAGAAATCACCGCCTTTGTACCCAATGAttgttgtttgaattttattgagGAAAATGATGAAGTTCTGGTTGCTGGATTTGGTCGCAAAGGTCATGCTGTTGGTGACATTCCTGGAGTCCGCTTTAAGGTTGTCAAAGTAGCCAGTGTCTCTCTCTTGGCCTTGTACAAAGGCAAGAAGGAAAGACCAAGATCATAA